The genome window TCCTCCGGGTGCATGGCTGTTCCCCTTGTATGAAAGAGCAGGCATGGCATGTTTTGGTGAGCACAAGAACATGCCTGTGTCCAACATATCCAATGTGAGTGCCAGAATATCATGAAGATGTGGGCAGCAAAAGTAAAAGAAGGTCCTCATCATCTCTTCTGAAAAGCTCTTCAGTCTGCAACACTATAAGCACTCTCCTGGGAAAGTCCCCTTGAACACAGTGGACTGACTTCCAAGTAAATTTGCCAAAAAGGTGATGCCATAAAACTAGGATTTAAGTCCACTTTCCCACTCAGATTTGGGGTCCCTCTGACACTCCCAGTTCTAGCTTTAAAACAGAAACAGGGACCACACAAGAGAAGAATGTACCAAAAAAGGCCTTTGTAAAATGATCCATCACCCCAAGAAGCCCAGGAAGAGCCTTCTCTAGCCACGTCAGGCCACTGGTTGCTGGCAAAGACTCACCTCCTCCGAGACATCCACCTTGGAAAGGGCCAACTGCACTTCCTCTTCAGTCATATCAAGGTCAAAGTCCTTCTCCCAGTCCTCACTAATATCTGTGCTTGAGCCtggaacagaaaggagaacacCACAGGCGTCCCCTTCTAAAGACTTTTGAGATACCACAAATGCCATAGTAGAAAGAGCAGGTCACATAAGacaataagagcataagaagagccatgctggatcaggccagaaggggcccatctagttcagcaccctgctctcagtggccaaccaggtgcccgtgagaagcccacaagtaggacctgagcgcaagagcactctcccctccggtGGCTTCTGGCACATAACGCTGTGCAGATGCCACATGTTCACCGCTAGACTATGTCAACATGGAAATGTGCATTTTTCCAGAGCTATTAAGGGGCTCTCCACATGTGAATGCACACTTACTGAGGGCTGAAGTTTAGCCCATGGTGCGATTTCCAGGCTACCCACCTTTCTTCCCATTGTTGGAGGGAGTGGATTTCCCACTGTCTGAGTTGAGTTCAAAGAGTCGCAAATCCATCAGCCCTTCCTCTCGCAGAGTCTCTGTCCTGCTGGCTGGCTTGGCCTCAACTTGCCCCCTGGGCTGCTCTGGGGAAGGCTTCACCTCCTGAGGAGTTGCAGACGGCTGTAAAGGCTCCGCTGGCTTCAACAACAAGGCCTGCTCCTCTGCAGTAGCTTCCTGCAGCCTCAGAGAGAGGTCCCCTGCCCCAGAGAGTTGGGCTCCAGTCTGTAAGGGCATGGCAAGTACAGCAGCAGGGTTTGCAACCTGAGTCACCAAGGAGATGCTCTCACTGCTTTCAGATGGGGTCGCCTCTGCCAGCGAGCTGCTAAGCATGGCCCAGCTTTCCAcagatgcctccagggttggagtaACTACTGCTGCAGAGGTGGGAGATGCTGCCTTCACCTCTTGGGGAGATTGCAAGTAGACATGAGACTGGCAAGATGATGACGACCCAACAAATTCCTCTGTGATAAGAGAGGTGAAACAAAATTGGGGTACGTGGGGCTAACTGATGACATGAATAAGCAGGTGgaaaataccaccaccacccaggctTGTTTTTCCCTCTGAGTTGGTAAGGGACAAACTGATGAGGAAGTTCACTTTACATGTGTGTGAATACTAATAACTCTAGTGGTTTCCCTACAACCACTGCAGACGTTTCTGCCCCTCCTGCAGTATTTACCTTATTTTGTGCACCTACTTGTGTGTTATTTCTTTGCCATGGGGGCACTACCGAGCAATAAGTCATTACTGCAAACATTTCATTAGGACACCACTAGGATATCtgattccccccctttcttctgaGCCTTCCAAAAATAGGACACAGCTAGGCAAAACAGCCCCTAAGAAAATCTGGTGTAATGTGAAAGGCAAGAGAGGGGAGCCCCAAAAGATCTCTTCCCCATTCATTTATGAAACGTCAAAGTCTTTTCTTATGTTATTCTGCACACTAACAGGGCTATGTAAATAATAAAGGGAGACATGACCTTGGGAATCTCCCAAACAGTAACAGCTAGGAGAAAATTGAAAACTTGCCTATAAGAACCCACACATACCCTGCAACCCAGAGGAAGGGGGCCAGAGTATGTTTGAACACTCCTTTAGAAAAGAGGCAAATACTGGCCCTCACCATGtcggaaaagaaaaaagaaacctaGCTGGTATGCCAATGAGGAATCAGCCAACCAATACTGCAACGTTTGCAAACCAACTCCCTGCCTGTCCCCAGACAGAATTCAAAGTGCTACTGCTCacctgaatgacctggaacaAGGTTATATGAAGGACTCCCACCTCCTGTGCCCCGAATTCACCAGCCAAGG of Rhineura floridana isolate rRhiFlo1 chromosome 15, rRhiFlo1.hap2, whole genome shotgun sequence contains these proteins:
- the BSDC1 gene encoding BSD domain-containing protein 1 isoform X5, whose translation is MAEGEDGGWWRSWLQQSLQTVKDKTESSSGATEKVRKGLSNFLGVISDTFAPSPDKTIDCDVITLMATPSGTTELYDSAKARLYSLQSDPATYCNEPDGPSELFETWLLQFNLEGKKGDISELLVNSPSIRSLYSKMVPVAVSHSEFWQRYFYKVHCLEQEEVRREALKQRAEQSVHSEEPGWEEEEEEFVGSSSSCQSHVYLQSPQEVKAASPTSAAVVTPTLEASVESWAMLSSSLAEATPSESSESISLVTQVANPAAVLAMPLQTGAQLSGAGDLSLRLQEATAEEQALLLKPAEPLQPSATPQEVKPSPEQPRGQVEAKPASRTETLREEGLMDLRLFELNSDSGKSTPSNNGKKGSSTDISEDWEKDFDLDMTEEEVQLALSKVDVSEEMEDEEWEDWE